From the genome of Vibrio porteresiae DSM 19223, one region includes:
- a CDS encoding methyltransferase, translated as MTIEFSLHQRTLTLHRYPVRSNDTLQAWDAGDEYLINHIEEMALPDGLDILILNDQFGALSCWFSAKHQVTVMSDSYLAHQGITHNLQQNHCPAVTLLTTMDAIPNKVDLVLMQIPRNNRHLTWQLSQLRQAVDAKTPIIAVNKAKEIHSSTLNLFSQYLGNTTTSLAWKKHRLVFSFADCSPVRDVSPDTVWPVAGEQIELNNLPNVYSGENLDQGARFLLEHLPTLPELAHFIDLGCGNGVLSVKMGQLNPQAAITCVDESFMAVESARQNLVHNLGNERDIECVANNCLDQFDAGITELVLCNPPFHQQQAITDHIAWQMFCDAKQVLKKGGKLLVIGNRHLRYDIKLSRLFGKSLVKTVAGNQKFVILEAIKG; from the coding sequence ATGACTATTGAGTTTTCATTACATCAACGCACGCTGACATTGCACCGTTATCCGGTACGCAGCAACGATACATTGCAAGCATGGGATGCTGGCGATGAGTATCTCATTAACCACATTGAAGAGATGGCACTGCCTGATGGATTAGACATTTTAATACTCAACGACCAATTTGGCGCGCTGAGTTGCTGGTTCTCAGCGAAGCATCAAGTCACCGTTATGAGCGATTCCTATCTAGCCCACCAAGGCATTACGCATAACTTGCAGCAAAATCATTGCCCTGCGGTGACATTACTCACCACAATGGATGCTATACCTAATAAAGTGGATTTGGTTTTGATGCAAATTCCACGCAATAACCGTCATTTGACCTGGCAGTTAAGTCAGTTACGTCAAGCGGTAGATGCCAAAACACCGATCATTGCAGTGAATAAGGCAAAAGAGATTCACTCTTCAACCTTAAATCTGTTTAGTCAGTATCTTGGCAATACCACGACATCTTTAGCATGGAAGAAACATCGATTGGTGTTCAGTTTTGCCGATTGCTCGCCTGTGCGTGACGTAAGTCCTGACACGGTTTGGCCAGTGGCTGGTGAACAAATTGAACTCAACAACCTCCCCAATGTCTATTCGGGAGAAAATCTGGATCAGGGAGCACGTTTTTTATTGGAACATTTGCCAACCCTTCCAGAGTTAGCGCATTTTATTGACTTAGGTTGTGGTAACGGTGTGCTCTCAGTAAAAATGGGGCAACTCAATCCACAAGCCGCGATAACTTGCGTAGATGAAAGTTTCATGGCGGTAGAATCGGCACGACAGAACCTAGTTCATAATTTGGGTAATGAACGCGACATTGAGTGCGTAGCAAACAACTGTCTTGATCAATTCGACGCAGGTATCACTGAGTTGGTGTTATGTAATCCACCATTCCACCAACAGCAGGCGATCACCGATCATATTGCTTGGCAGATGTTCTGTGATGCCAAACAGGTATTGAAAAAAGGTGGCAAATTACTGGTTATTGGTAATCGACACCTAAGATACGATATAAAATTATCACGCTTATTCGGCAAGTCGCTCGTAAAGACTGTCGCAGGCAATCAAAAGTTTGTTATCTTAGAAGCTATTAAAGGCTAA
- the panE gene encoding 2-dehydropantoate 2-reductase: MNIVVVGPGAIGSLWAYHLHLAGHHVSLWHHNPPESGAMSLALQTIAKQTLPAVSFTTNSHDELANADLLLVTVKAWQVETALAPLLAHLHPDTIIVCMQNGMGATDAIFDKIQHYPLILATTTHGALKTDAQQVCHSGLGQTMLGAANLSGEQCTFLAEVFNHALSEVHWVSDIRIPLWNKLAINCVINPLTAIHQCPNGTLDEEPFRPIINALLSEIASVMGAEGLTTSLEELSLRVHQVIVATKANHSSMKQDVAHQRRTEIDFITGYLIQRAQQHRIAVPSNLHLFEQIKQMEQPWIQS, from the coding sequence ATGAATATTGTCGTTGTTGGTCCGGGAGCTATTGGCTCACTTTGGGCCTATCACCTGCATCTTGCAGGGCATCATGTCAGTTTATGGCATCATAATCCGCCGGAATCTGGCGCGATGTCTCTCGCACTACAAACTATTGCCAAACAAACCTTACCAGCCGTCAGTTTCACCACCAACAGCCACGATGAATTGGCTAACGCCGATTTGCTGTTAGTGACCGTAAAAGCCTGGCAAGTCGAGACAGCATTAGCCCCATTACTTGCTCATCTTCATCCCGATACCATCATCGTCTGTATGCAAAATGGCATGGGCGCAACTGACGCCATTTTCGATAAGATTCAGCACTACCCGCTAATCTTAGCCACTACCACCCATGGCGCATTGAAAACGGATGCTCAGCAAGTTTGCCACTCGGGACTGGGCCAAACCATGTTGGGGGCTGCAAACTTATCTGGCGAACAATGTACTTTTCTTGCAGAAGTATTTAACCATGCCCTCAGCGAAGTGCATTGGGTGAGCGACATTCGTATTCCTCTATGGAACAAACTAGCGATTAACTGCGTCATCAATCCACTCACCGCAATTCATCAATGCCCTAATGGCACATTGGATGAAGAACCATTTAGGCCCATAATCAACGCTTTATTAAGTGAAATTGCCTCGGTCATGGGTGCAGAAGGCCTCACAACCTCGCTGGAAGAACTCTCGTTACGAGTCCATCAGGTCATTGTCGCCACCAAAGCTAATCACTCCTCGATGAAACAGGACGTTGCCCATCAAAGGCGAACCGAGATAGACTTCATCACTGGATACCTAATTCAACGAGCACAGCAACACCGTATTGCTGTGCCAAGCAACTTACATCTGTTTGAACAAATAAAGCAGATGGAGCAACCATGGATACAATCATGA
- a CDS encoding sigma-70 family RNA polymerase sigma factor, which produces MSSDSIQSLSPHHYGRREWTECMDRVKQHDKAAYAIIFRFYAPKLKSFVFKFVHSEQVSAELVQDVMSVVWQKAMLFDGEKSALSTWIFTIARNLCFDVIRKQKGAEAYVYADDIWPNEYCPPDLIEYYAPEHERLKEQVLQKLALLPKPQQDIVRAVFIDEMPQQEVADLFNIPLGTVKSRLRLAVEKLRISIDVEHL; this is translated from the coding sequence ATGAGTAGTGATTCGATTCAATCTTTGTCTCCCCATCACTATGGTCGGCGTGAATGGACCGAGTGTATGGATCGAGTTAAGCAGCATGACAAGGCTGCTTATGCGATCATATTTCGTTTTTACGCGCCCAAACTTAAATCGTTTGTGTTTAAGTTCGTCCATTCCGAGCAAGTGTCGGCAGAGCTTGTGCAAGATGTGATGAGCGTCGTTTGGCAAAAAGCGATGCTGTTTGATGGCGAAAAAAGCGCCTTGTCGACTTGGATTTTTACTATCGCTCGTAACCTCTGTTTCGACGTAATTCGCAAGCAGAAAGGCGCCGAAGCGTATGTCTATGCAGACGATATTTGGCCAAACGAATATTGCCCTCCTGATTTAATCGAATACTACGCACCTGAGCATGAACGGCTTAAAGAACAGGTTTTGCAGAAACTTGCTCTGTTGCCAAAGCCGCAACAAGACATCGTTCGAGCGGTGTTTATTGATGAAATGCCACAGCAGGAAGTTGCTGATCTATTTAATATTCCATTGGGTACCGTGAAATCTCGGTTACGACTTGCAGTTGAAAAGCTGCGTATCTCGATCGACGTGGAGCACTTATGA
- a CDS encoding LON peptidase substrate-binding domain-containing protein: MEEIMLFPLGSILMPEGKMKLRIFEPRYQRMVAQCSKTDSGFGICLYDSGADKKSNPLSNFGTWVKMVDFESLGDGLLGITVVGVKRFQIHSVRAESDGLRIAKVEWFPSWPVRQLDDKELFMAHRLQKVYRDFPQLGELYTHCFYDDASWVTQRWLELMPLTNQQFDQISQNLDCDKALSYLFNAIESFGDG; encoded by the coding sequence GTGGAAGAGATCATGCTGTTTCCTCTGGGGTCTATTTTGATGCCAGAAGGAAAAATGAAGCTGCGAATATTCGAACCCCGCTACCAAAGAATGGTTGCGCAATGCAGTAAAACCGATTCGGGTTTTGGTATCTGTCTTTATGATAGTGGAGCCGATAAAAAGAGTAACCCGTTATCGAACTTTGGCACTTGGGTAAAAATGGTGGATTTTGAATCTCTCGGCGACGGATTGTTAGGTATTACGGTTGTCGGCGTGAAGCGCTTTCAAATTCACAGTGTCCGAGCTGAATCAGATGGGCTTCGCATTGCGAAAGTAGAATGGTTTCCCTCCTGGCCTGTGCGTCAACTGGATGATAAAGAGCTGTTTATGGCTCACCGTTTGCAAAAAGTGTATCGAGACTTTCCTCAACTTGGCGAACTTTATACCCACTGTTTTTATGATGATGCGAGTTGGGTAACGCAAAGGTGGCTGGAGTTAATGCCGCTCACCAATCAGCAATTCGATCAAATCTCGCAAAACCTTGATTGCGACAAAGCGCTCTCTTATCTCTTCAACGCCATCGAATCTTTTGGTGATGGTTGA
- a CDS encoding ChrR family anti-sigma-E factor has protein sequence MSHHPSLDLLEAYALGQLDLGHSVAVSAHLEFCPSCRRQLFHFEELAGQQLAAISLDQGLDNSSSQPLDGGQLESSVPSTNWDTMLDEITVQPQHSNQSSVRSLFCARTIEINGIKLRIPRVLQQMVGANPEWRSYAGKVWSLPLHQDESGRVNLLYIGPNVLVPQHTHKGTESTLVLHGGFSDEDGEYHAGDFLQRDASIKHSPQTSIGQDCLCLTVLTDTMVFTQGIARLFNLFGRGVYP, from the coding sequence ATGAGTCATCATCCCTCTTTAGATTTGCTTGAGGCGTATGCCCTTGGGCAGCTAGATCTCGGACACAGCGTTGCCGTGTCTGCACATTTGGAGTTTTGTCCATCATGCCGTCGGCAGTTATTTCACTTTGAAGAGCTGGCCGGTCAGCAGTTGGCAGCTATCTCTCTCGATCAGGGTTTAGACAATAGTAGTTCGCAGCCATTGGACGGGGGACAACTTGAGTCATCTGTCCCTTCGACTAATTGGGATACTATGTTAGATGAGATTACTGTGCAGCCGCAGCACAGTAATCAAAGCTCAGTTCGTTCGTTGTTTTGCGCTCGTACGATCGAAATCAATGGCATTAAACTGCGCATTCCTCGGGTGCTCCAACAGATGGTTGGTGCCAATCCTGAATGGCGCAGTTATGCAGGTAAGGTGTGGAGTTTGCCTTTGCATCAAGATGAGTCTGGGCGTGTTAATTTGCTGTATATCGGGCCAAATGTACTGGTACCACAACATACTCATAAGGGAACTGAATCAACATTGGTGCTGCACGGCGGATTTAGCGATGAAGATGGGGAATATCATGCAGGCGATTTTCTCCAGCGCGATGCTAGTATCAAGCATTCGCCTCAGACTTCGATTGGACAAGATTGCTTATGTCTCACAGTGTTGACGGATACTATGGTATTTACCCAAGGTATTGCACGGCTGTTTAACCTCTTTGGTCGTGGGGTTTATCCTTAA
- a CDS encoding peptidylprolyl isomerase, producing MGKWWVALIALFSSTLWAAPEVTIETNLGAFTVELNQEKAPITVANFLHYVEDGSYVGSQFHRVIPGFMAQGGGYDANLKTLNTEMPIKNEAYNGLRNDTATIAMARTNNPDSATRQFFINLKDNDFLNFSRQNPGYAVFGKVVKGFDVIQKMAQKPTHTVGYMQDVPVTPIVISKVTLKP from the coding sequence ATGGGTAAGTGGTGGGTTGCGCTAATCGCTCTCTTTAGTTCAACTCTTTGGGCTGCTCCTGAAGTAACGATTGAAACTAATTTGGGTGCATTTACTGTTGAGCTGAACCAAGAAAAAGCACCGATCACCGTAGCTAACTTTCTTCATTACGTTGAAGACGGCAGTTATGTAGGCAGTCAGTTTCACCGTGTAATTCCTGGCTTTATGGCGCAAGGTGGTGGTTACGACGCAAATCTTAAAACGCTCAACACTGAAATGCCGATTAAAAACGAAGCTTACAATGGGCTGCGTAATGATACGGCAACCATCGCGATGGCTAGAACCAATAATCCTGATTCAGCGACTCGTCAGTTTTTCATCAACTTGAAAGACAATGACTTTCTAAACTTCAGTCGTCAAAACCCGGGATATGCTGTGTTTGGTAAAGTGGTTAAAGGCTTTGACGTGATTCAGAAAATGGCGCAAAAGCCGACTCATACTGTTGGCTATATGCAAGACGTTCCAGTCACGCCAATTGTCATCAGCAAGGTGACACTCAAACCATAG
- a CDS encoding BolA family protein produces MIQEVIETKLHNEFAPEYLSVVNESYMHNVPPGAESHFKVVVVSQKFENLKLIARHRLVNQLLAEELIHHIHALAIHTYTPEEWKERASGSPDSPMCVGGH; encoded by the coding sequence ATGATTCAAGAAGTTATCGAAACAAAACTCCATAATGAGTTTGCTCCAGAGTATCTTAGTGTGGTGAATGAGAGCTACATGCATAACGTTCCACCTGGTGCGGAAAGTCATTTTAAAGTGGTCGTAGTGAGCCAAAAATTTGAGAACTTGAAATTGATCGCTCGTCATCGCTTAGTGAATCAATTATTGGCAGAAGAATTGATCCATCACATTCATGCGTTAGCGATTCACACCTATACTCCCGAGGAGTGGAAAGAACGTGCCTCTGGGAGTCCTGATAGCCCCATGTGTGTCGGTGGTCACTAA
- a CDS encoding nucleoside-specific channel-forming Tsx family protein: MRKLLLALGLAASVSAPAMAADYTDGNTHKNDYKWMQFNLMYVLDEKPGNTDHEYFEMEFGGRSGIFDLYGYLDVFNLADKDSNDKAGSDKMFAKFAPRMSLDGLFNTDLSVGPIKEWYIADYTTIDGGSTGGYATKNGIGTDVMVPWFGKVQFNLYKSYNIKKNEWNGYQLSTVWFKPVVNFENGSFIAYQGYLDYEFDLQEKAGATSSHGLAMFNGLYWHNDRFAAGYGLKVFDDVYGIKDSSSFRSSGVSHYFDVTYKF; the protein is encoded by the coding sequence ATGCGCAAATTACTTTTAGCTTTGGGTTTAGCAGCATCAGTTTCTGCACCTGCAATGGCAGCAGATTACACTGATGGCAATACACACAAAAATGATTACAAGTGGATGCAGTTCAACTTAATGTATGTACTTGATGAAAAACCAGGAAACACTGACCACGAATACTTCGAAATGGAATTTGGCGGTCGTTCTGGAATTTTCGATCTTTACGGTTACCTAGATGTATTTAACCTAGCGGACAAAGACAGCAACGATAAAGCTGGTAGCGACAAAATGTTTGCTAAATTTGCGCCTCGTATGTCTCTTGACGGCCTATTCAACACTGACCTATCAGTAGGTCCAATCAAAGAATGGTACATCGCTGACTACACCACTATCGATGGCGGTTCTACTGGTGGCTACGCAACCAAAAACGGTATCGGTACTGACGTGATGGTTCCTTGGTTTGGTAAAGTACAATTCAACCTGTACAAATCTTACAACATCAAGAAAAACGAATGGAACGGTTACCAACTATCTACAGTATGGTTCAAACCTGTTGTTAACTTCGAAAACGGTTCATTCATCGCTTACCAAGGTTACTTAGATTACGAATTTGACCTACAAGAAAAAGCTGGCGCAACTTCTAGCCACGGTCTTGCAATGTTCAACGGTCTATACTGGCACAACGACCGCTTTGCAGCGGGTTACGGTCTAAAAGTATTTGATGACGTTTACGGTATCAAAGATTCTTCATCTTTCCGTTCTTCAGGCGTTTCTCACTACTTCGACGTAACTTACAAGTTCTAA
- a CDS encoding YajG family lipoprotein has protein sequence MKKLVLAASIALLTACAAPQQEQVNFMPKAVISNSDIVKNASFTLTSKDVRSAQYVALVDSGRNHIEPIHANQNVRIALENALAEQFGSQGFTVTVNSENSMTVEVEQALVNVKHSIMENQMDAKVVIQLTAETPKGRLVKTYTGTAKRTAALSADIQDVQMVFNDVVNNVLKEIANDSELQTYMKERFHG, from the coding sequence ATGAAAAAATTGGTTCTCGCGGCGTCTATCGCCTTACTGACCGCTTGTGCTGCACCGCAACAAGAACAAGTTAACTTCATGCCGAAAGCAGTCATCAGCAACTCTGATATCGTGAAGAACGCTTCTTTTACGCTTACCAGTAAAGATGTTCGTTCAGCCCAATACGTTGCTTTAGTCGATAGTGGTCGTAACCATATTGAACCGATTCATGCCAATCAAAACGTACGTATCGCATTAGAAAATGCGCTTGCTGAACAGTTTGGTTCGCAAGGTTTTACGGTAACAGTCAACAGCGAAAACAGCATGACGGTTGAAGTAGAACAGGCATTAGTGAATGTAAAACACTCCATCATGGAAAATCAGATGGATGCGAAAGTTGTGATCCAACTGACCGCTGAAACACCCAAAGGTCGCCTAGTGAAAACCTACACTGGCACTGCAAAACGCACTGCTGCACTCAGCGCAGATATTCAAGATGTGCAAATGGTGTTCAACGATGTTGTGAATAATGTACTTAAAGAGATTGCAAACGATTCAGAACTACAAACCTACATGAAGGAACGTTTCCATGGGTAA
- a CDS encoding MDR family MFS transporter, with amino-acid sequence MATEVDKSTFLKIFTTVFLPMFLAAVDQTLLATATPNIVRELGNLPLSSWIAIGYMLAGAATVPIYGWLGDLFGRKNMLLMALGIFALGSVCCALSTSMEWLVINRVVQGIGSGGLMILSQALIGEWVAPRQKAKYQGYFSSLFALSSMGGPVLGGFIVTYLNWHWLFWLNLPLIGIAVYRLARTPTAQIPRTQRSLDLWGLMLFPVMTTLLIYWLSSGGHYFAWRSDTSYLLAGTFIVVAVIFVFQQRRVKDSFLPLGLLKQKIIYRPLRSSFIFAACLFSLAFFLPIFLQIVLHLEPAEAGVHMIPMSAGIITGSYCTGKWIGRTGVPKYLPVVGFTLSATMFLLLGTCPLSPLVISLLALGCGLGLGTVMPSTQVTIQTVSGKANLGRITAMAGLCRSLGGSVGTALFGTLIYSLIPNFDVNHSLTALLSAPHEEVVQAFQTAFKIAAVLAIVGACNAASVPRIHLDDFSFEVGIK; translated from the coding sequence ATGGCCACTGAAGTCGACAAATCCACATTCCTCAAAATTTTCACCACGGTATTTTTGCCGATGTTTTTGGCTGCCGTTGACCAAACGTTGTTGGCAACAGCGACTCCCAATATTGTGCGCGAGCTTGGCAATTTGCCCCTTTCATCGTGGATAGCGATTGGTTATATGCTAGCAGGGGCAGCAACAGTACCGATTTACGGCTGGCTTGGTGATCTGTTTGGTCGCAAAAATATGCTTCTAATGGCATTGGGTATTTTTGCTTTGGGTAGTGTGTGCTGTGCGTTATCGACTTCGATGGAATGGTTGGTGATCAACCGAGTGGTGCAAGGCATCGGCAGTGGCGGTTTGATGATTCTGTCACAAGCTTTGATTGGCGAATGGGTCGCGCCACGTCAGAAAGCCAAATATCAAGGTTACTTCTCATCACTGTTTGCGTTATCGAGTATGGGAGGGCCGGTACTCGGTGGCTTTATTGTGACTTATCTGAATTGGCATTGGTTGTTTTGGCTAAATTTGCCTTTGATTGGGATTGCGGTTTACCGTCTTGCTCGTACACCAACTGCGCAAATTCCACGAACCCAGCGTTCGTTGGATCTGTGGGGATTAATGCTGTTTCCGGTAATGACGACTTTACTTATTTACTGGCTCTCTTCTGGTGGACACTACTTTGCGTGGCGTTCTGATACCAGTTATCTGTTGGCAGGAACTTTTATTGTTGTTGCTGTGATATTTGTGTTCCAACAGCGTCGGGTCAAAGACTCCTTTTTACCGCTAGGGTTGCTAAAGCAGAAAATCATCTATCGCCCTTTACGTTCTAGCTTTATTTTCGCCGCGTGTTTATTCTCGCTCGCGTTTTTCTTACCGATCTTTTTACAAATTGTTTTGCACTTGGAGCCTGCAGAAGCCGGAGTCCATATGATTCCGATGTCTGCAGGGATCATTACGGGGTCTTATTGCACTGGTAAGTGGATTGGCCGAACTGGAGTGCCAAAGTATCTGCCGGTCGTGGGCTTTACGCTAAGTGCCACTATGTTTTTGTTACTTGGTACCTGTCCGTTATCACCATTGGTGATCAGTCTATTGGCGTTGGGATGTGGCTTGGGATTAGGAACCGTAATGCCTTCTACGCAAGTCACGATTCAAACTGTATCGGGTAAAGCTAATCTAGGGCGCATTACCGCTATGGCAGGGTTGTGTCGATCTCTTGGCGGCTCGGTGGGTACGGCGCTGTTCGGTACGCTTATCTACTCGTTGATCCCTAATTTTGATGTGAATCACTCTCTGACCGCGCTGCTCAGTGCTCCGCATGAAGAGGTTGTTCAGGCATTTCAAACCGCATTTAAAATTGCTGCTGTTCTGGCGATTGTGGGGGCTTGTAACGCCGCATCGGTGCCACGAATTCACCTTGATGATTTTTCATTTGAAGTCGGGATCAAATAG
- a CDS encoding Na(+)-translocating NADH-quinone reductase subunit A, producing the protein MITIKKGLDLPISGTPSQVINDGKAIKKVALLGEEYVGMRPTMQVRVGDVVKKGQVLFEDKKNPGVKFTAPASGTVIEINRGAKRVLQSVVIEVSGDDKVEFNKFEANQIAGLDREAVKTQLVDSGLWTALRTRPFSKVPAIDSNTKAIFVTAMDTNPLAAEPSVVINEQADAFKAGLDVLSVLTEGKVYVCKKGTSLPRATQSNVEEHVFDGPHPAGLPGTHMHFLFPVNAQNVAWSINYQDVIAFGKLFLTGELSSERVISLAGPVVNNPRLIRTLVGASLDEIVNNEIMPGEVRVISGSVLSGTQAAGPHAYLGRYHLQVSVLREGRDKEFLGWALPGKNKFSVTRSFLSHLFKGQLFNLTTSTGGSERAMVPIGSYEKVMPLDMEPTLLLRDLCAGDADSAMRLGALELDEEDLALCTFVCPGKYEFGALLRECLDKIEKEG; encoded by the coding sequence ATGATTACAATAAAAAAGGGTTTGGACCTTCCTATTTCTGGAACTCCTTCCCAGGTGATTAATGATGGCAAAGCCATCAAAAAAGTCGCCTTGCTTGGCGAAGAGTATGTTGGCATGCGTCCAACAATGCAGGTTCGCGTAGGTGATGTAGTGAAGAAAGGCCAGGTACTTTTTGAAGACAAAAAGAACCCAGGCGTGAAATTTACTGCACCAGCTAGCGGTACTGTGATTGAAATTAACCGTGGTGCAAAACGTGTTCTTCAATCTGTTGTGATTGAAGTTTCAGGTGATGACAAGGTTGAGTTCAACAAGTTCGAAGCCAACCAAATTGCAGGTCTTGATCGTGAAGCGGTCAAAACTCAATTGGTGGATTCTGGCCTTTGGACTGCATTGCGTACTCGTCCGTTCAGCAAGGTACCGGCAATTGATTCCAATACTAAAGCTATCTTTGTTACTGCAATGGATACCAATCCTCTTGCAGCAGAGCCTAGCGTGGTTATCAATGAACAAGCTGACGCTTTCAAAGCAGGTCTAGACGTTCTTTCAGTTCTTACTGAAGGTAAAGTGTACGTTTGTAAAAAAGGTACAAGTCTACCTCGTGCGACTCAGTCAAACGTTGAAGAACATGTTTTTGACGGTCCTCACCCAGCAGGTCTTCCTGGCACACACATGCATTTCCTATTCCCAGTGAATGCACAAAATGTGGCATGGTCAATCAACTACCAAGACGTGATTGCGTTCGGTAAGTTGTTCCTAACTGGTGAGCTGAGCTCAGAACGTGTTATCTCTCTAGCGGGTCCAGTTGTTAATAATCCTCGTCTAATTCGTACTCTTGTTGGTGCGAGCCTTGATGAAATCGTGAATAACGAAATCATGCCTGGCGAAGTTCGAGTGATTTCTGGCTCTGTACTTTCAGGTACACAAGCTGCTGGTCCACACGCATACCTTGGCCGTTATCACTTACAAGTTTCAGTATTGCGTGAAGGCCGTGACAAAGAGTTTCTTGGTTGGGCATTGCCTGGTAAGAACAAATTCTCAGTCACTCGTTCTTTCTTAAGCCACCTATTCAAAGGTCAGTTGTTCAATTTGACAACGTCGACTGGTGGTAGTGAACGTGCAATGGTGCCAATCGGTAGTTACGAAAAAGTAATGCCGCTAGACATGGAGCCAACTCTGTTGCTTCGTGATCTTTGTGCAGGTGACGCTGATAGCGCTATGCGCTTAGGTGCTCTAGAACTGGATGAAGAAGATCTAGCACTATGTACCTTTGTATGTCCTGGTAAATACGAGTTCGGCGCGTTACTTCGTGAGTGCCTGGATAAGATTGAGAAAGAAGGGTAA
- a CDS encoding AmpG family muropeptide MFS transporter translates to MPHHQATSWRETIQSYLDRRLLWVFMLGCSSGFPWVLIGSSMSGWLKDAGLSLAAIGYFGSVFAVYAVNFCWAPLVDRVKIPLFYRYLGQRRSWILVCQIVIFIGTLLLAGVNPAAHIWQASVLAFLIATASATQDIAIDAFRIDSFAKSEESKLPQASAMAVIGWWTGYSLPGYLAFINADSSGWNTVFYGMAVIVLLLMAFTLLVKEPKNHREQLQQQAEQRYRDKMDGPVMTWWSVTIVEPFADFFRRNGTQVALTLLLFVFLFKVGEAFLGRMSIAFYKEIGFSNEQIGYYSKLLGWGITMLFTFVGSMVNVRFGIVRGLMVGGIAMSASNLMFAWLAQVGPNEHILLAAIVTDNFTTAFSTVAFVSFLTLLTGQAFSATQYALLASLGNFSRTTLSSFSGQLAEYLNDWSLFFVLTALMVIPSLIMLYSLRHYFDALLEKARQRDD, encoded by the coding sequence ATGCCTCACCACCAAGCCACTTCTTGGCGAGAAACGATTCAAAGTTACCTTGACCGCCGTTTGCTCTGGGTCTTCATGTTAGGTTGCTCAAGTGGTTTCCCTTGGGTCTTAATCGGCTCGAGCATGTCGGGTTGGTTAAAAGATGCCGGGCTTAGTCTGGCAGCTATCGGTTACTTTGGTAGCGTCTTTGCTGTCTACGCCGTTAACTTTTGTTGGGCACCATTGGTCGATCGCGTCAAAATCCCCCTTTTCTATCGCTATCTAGGTCAGCGCCGCAGTTGGATATTGGTTTGCCAGATTGTGATTTTTATTGGCACGCTACTATTGGCTGGCGTCAATCCCGCCGCTCATATTTGGCAAGCCTCAGTACTCGCCTTTTTAATTGCCACTGCATCAGCCACGCAAGATATTGCCATTGATGCCTTTCGTATCGATAGCTTTGCCAAATCCGAAGAGAGTAAATTACCTCAAGCGTCAGCAATGGCGGTGATTGGTTGGTGGACAGGTTATTCTCTGCCGGGCTATTTGGCGTTTATCAATGCCGACAGTTCGGGCTGGAACACAGTGTTTTACGGTATGGCAGTGATTGTGTTGCTATTGATGGCGTTTACTTTACTCGTTAAAGAACCCAAAAATCACCGCGAACAATTGCAACAACAAGCAGAACAACGTTATCGCGATAAGATGGATGGTCCAGTCATGACCTGGTGGTCGGTCACTATCGTTGAACCGTTCGCTGATTTCTTTCGCCGCAACGGCACTCAAGTGGCACTAACACTCCTGCTGTTCGTCTTTTTATTCAAAGTTGGCGAGGCTTTCCTTGGCAGAATGTCGATCGCCTTTTACAAAGAGATCGGGTTTAGTAATGAGCAAATTGGTTATTACTCCAAGCTTCTCGGCTGGGGCATCACTATGCTGTTTACGTTTGTCGGAAGTATGGTCAATGTCCGCTTTGGTATTGTGCGTGGCTTGATGGTCGGTGGCATTGCTATGTCAGCCAGCAACCTTATGTTTGCTTGGTTAGCGCAAGTAGGTCCCAATGAGCACATACTGCTGGCGGCTATCGTGACCGACAACTTCACCACTGCGTTCTCCACAGTGGCCTTTGTTTCTTTCTTAACACTGCTCACTGGGCAAGCCTTTTCTGCCACCCAATATGCGTTGCTCGCCTCTTTAGGTAACTTCAGTCGTACCACACTCTCTTCTTTTAGTGGTCAGCTTGCTGAATACCTCAATGATTGGTCATTGTTCTTTGTACTAACAGCTCTGATGGTCATTCCAAGCTTAATCATGCTCTATAGCTTAAGGCACTATTTTGATGCGCTGCTCGAGAAAGCGAGACAGCGTGATGATTGA